TCAACCCATGCCACTGTTCAAAACAAGTCTGACCCATAGGCCCAACCTGCAATCCAAATAGACCTGCCCTTTCCAGACATTTCCTTCTGAGAGGTACGGCACATAGATGCATCTATTTCCTGTCAATTACATGCTCTGTGCTATGAAAGACCAAAGTACAGAACATTTCCTAAGACCTCAAGCCAAGATATACATCCAACAAATTCAATCTATAAATCTTTGActggaaaaatataaatataagaagATCGTCAGTGCAGCCATATGGTCCATACATGCAAAGAAATGTGGTTTGCAGCTTTCAGTGTGAGAGCACTTTATCATCATTTGGTTTGTGCACATGCCGTGAAGGTACACAAGTGTATTATTACGGCCTAAGCCTGTTTTTCACATGCTGAATTCAAACAGTTAGGCACATGCTCTAAATGAGAAGTCTTATCCTACAATAATAAGCACATAATGTGGACGAGTGGAAGGGGGCTCCTTAAATTATGGAAGAGGCTTGAATGATGACCCAAGGTCAAGGTCAGAGGCCAAATGTGAACAGAGCAGCTGAGATTGAGGGTTACTATGTCAGTATGCTTGTGATGTTCATGAGTTATCACTTGTCTGGAGTTCTTGTTTCATGTTTTGATGTTGTACTGTGGTGTAATTCAATTACTGAACTCTTTGCCCTTTGTCCTGCTTGTAAATGATAATGAAAGACATCCTACAGAACATGTCACGCATGCCTGGTTAATGATGTCTCATTCTTACAAATTCTGAGAACAAATGCAGAAATCATAAATGTCACACCTTTTCAATGCTTTTTGTCCCCAAATCATTATGGAAGTCTTCACCTTTGATTCTGCATTTTATTGTGAGTCAAGATGTTCTACCTCCACCAGGAAAACTGAAATCAAACAAGCTTTTTATGAGTTTCTAGGTCAGCACATGTTCTCAATCCCCAATTTAGGGAATTATGACAAACAAACATGGTTTCCTACACAGCTAGCCGtaaacaaatattatttttgtacAACTGAACACATTTAAAGCCCCTACACAACTACTGTCCACCCACACAGTTGCTTTCACTTATTTTGCCCAATTACTGTCAAGACTGTGAGGGCATGTACAGACAATGCTTGATTGACATCTTTAACACTCTCATGTTAGTTTTGCCACACCTGTTGGGAAGGGGCAACAACTTAACTGTTCTCACTGGGTACAAAAATGGTCATGGTTTCTCTCCATTTCAATTTGGCACAGGAACAGCACATGACCCTCATGGCTCAGATTAACGGTATGTAAACAAAATATCATATGAAAGTCAACACCATGGCAAGCAAGGAAGACCAGTAAACACATGGTTTAACGCTGATTTCAAGTAGAACAGGCACTGTGCTCTCTTATGCAACACTTGCAAATTGCCAAAGGAATATACAgtgtttaaacctgcattcattcattttcttggccacttgggggcaatACATCAgtgtaaacacaacactaacATATTAAGGGGTGTCACCCTGATTCACCATCATTTTAGCTCTATGTTGATCTTGTCCAACTCCTGAGAGGGAACATCTTCCTCTCCAGCTGCTAAATGTGTCACCAGCTAATCATTAACTTTGtcagctgtttggtgctgaacaGGTAGGTAGGAATTCATCTTTTTCATTGAAAACAGCTGGTTGCTTCTGAAATTACACAGATGAGAGCAGTGAAACTAGTCCAATTCCAATTAGATAACACTGCTATCGGGTGGAAActacatattttgttttggacatactagatTTCCAACAGTGGCCATAATTATCAACACCAAGAGtagaagaacaacaacaacaaaagtgcACACAGTTTTTTCCTATCATTGAGAGCCCCTTTCTGTTCAAGGGCCCTTGCCCAGATTGCCCATATGGTAGATAATGTTTATTTCATGCTGTAAGAATGACACACCACCCagcctgtctgtttctgttttctgccaAGTTTGTTTGCAATTTCAGGCTGAGGCGCTGATTTATTTGAGCCTCTAGTTTGCAGCAGAGGTGCACTTGGATGAGTGGCCATGGCCACTTGCTCTTCAATTAAGTAGGGTTTCCATTCTTATTAGTTAAGTGTTTATTAGCTACATTAGCTCTGCAAAATGTCAACCTGAACTTGGCCTTCCACCTGGAAACTGGTACCtgcaaaaagaaacaaaaaaacaacaaaaaacttttCTGTGTCCATGTTTCTTCTACTAAGgtagtaaggatgaaaagattCAATCCCACTTTTGAAAGTTACAATTTGACcatcaaagaaaacaacatgagAGCGGTagataataaactttatttatagagcactttagATGTCAGGTGCTTCTCTTCTATttcaaaaatattcaacatataGGTTTATAGATATTAGAAAAGCCATGTTCAAAACCCCATAAAGAAAATTTTAGGGCCTACAGAAGAGAAAAACCACATCACCTCTTCCCTACCATGTCTTGTGAAGCAGTGAGCTTCTTCTTTCACTCTGTGTGACTTTCTTTGCATAAGCTTTAAGGCTTCTTGGGGATAGAGACTTTGGAAGCTCTGTGACTGTGTAAAAATCTTTGTGAGACCATCCAAGGTGGACTGAACGGCTGTATCGCACAACTGCTGGCAGCAAGACCCTCTGTCTAGACACCCAGCCAGATGTCCGGCAGCTACAGACAAACATTGCCATCTAGTGTAGGAATGAGCTCTCAGAGGAGCTCATACCTTCAGCATCTGTTTGCTGTAAAGGACCACAGAGATCTGTATGTCCCAACTCAGTACAACAAAAAAGGGATCTGCCACTCATCCAAGTGCACCTCTGCTGCAAACTAGAGGCTCAAATAAATCAGCGCCTCAGCCTGAAATTGCAAACAAACTtggcagaaaacagaaacagacaggctGGGTGGTGTGTCATTCTTACAGcatgaaataaacatttgacCTGTGCTTTGTGGCCTCCTGTGGGTGTTTTGAAGCTGAAACACTCAATGcatgtgtttgattttttttttgtttttgtgtatgcaTGACTGTGGTTGGTAGAAACCTTCAGTACACCAATCTAAACCTGTCAGATTGCTTTcaacaaacaaatgcaaaattAGTTGGTTGACTAAATTGAAGACAATTTGATGCCATAAGAGTGTACCGCCTTTCATTTCTCTAGCAATATCTCCTCTCTTTGCTGCAAGGCAACAAAACTGTGCACAGAGAATAGAATAATACTTGAAAGGAAATAGTTGCTGCTCAAAATGTGTTAGATAAAATCTGTACAAGGCCAAATCTAAacaagcaagtgacttcctgaaGTCCTTAAATTTTTTGACATTGTATGGAAACATTCCCACACTCAGCTGATATATGTTAAATATCATTACctcaaaaaaaaatatagcagCATATTTTCTGCTGAAGAAGTAAAGCACAGACCAAAAGGATCTGCAGAAGATCATGTAAATTGAGAAATTCGGCAGCTCAGTCCTGGCCTGGGCATCTGTCCCTGAATCATATGACAGGAATGCCGAAATCGCTGCCACCTTTTCCTTCCTGAGCTCTTTGCCATCCCTTTGATTTAATTTGGTTTGCGTTTTTTGGACAAGAACTGCAGTTCCTTCATCATGGCAGAGAGCCGCTCCGAGAACAGAAATGCTGTGTGTGAAGCACCTCTCAAAACAGTCTTACATAATGTCAACACAATTATGGACATTAAACTCTGATGGCTACAAGTAAATTCAAGGGCAGTGGGCCAAAACTTTTTTCACTGCTTGATCTGAAGGCTTATATGACAGGCTGGAGGGACACAGGAAAAGGCAAATTAGGGAGTAAGGTTGATTGGTTTTAGCATGTTCAGTAGCGTGTCCTCTCAATCTCTTGATAAGAGAAAGTAGCAGATtagtttgcttgtttgttgtttggcCCCAAGGGAAGTAGCTATGTGCTTCAACTTGTTAATGGCTTCCACTGTTTCACACTTTGCAAAATGCTTTATCTTGGCTTTAGATTCTTAGAAATCTGGCTGTGTagacttaaagactgtgtaaagtgaattcaaacattttcttctaaacacattaaataggtcataaatgtatttctaaaaaaggtgtaaaaagcattttaaccatttagatttagattggCATAAAcacgcccctgctgctgtagtgatataaatacattcagcgcacactactattactacggtctacagttagccagttagctgctgagttagccgccgaactGGCCACTGAGTTAGCGGACATGCTAGCCATCTAGCAAGCCGCAGAGTTAGCCATCAAGCTAgtagccaagctagcagctgagttatttcttatatacagtctatggttagtAGCAGAAAGTTCTCACACGtggcgtccatgtttcgggtagaggtggtgactttgattgacaggtgacacttggtatggggcggggtttcagcgaactcagcaggctcaactttgaagcctaatttcataaatttggcgatttttttaatcattcaaatttggcagggtggttaacaacacacttttctgtggtatgtcaaactcagaacacatatttattcttactttacacagactttagtTTAGTTAGCAGTCCATTTCTTAGAAAGATattgtaggtgtttacaaaatggccaaggggagacagtgtctgtTCAGGGGTTGCAGTcaaatattttatatcattgtttATAACTTGGACAGATATTAAGTATAGATATTCCATTTTAAGTGTGCTATAAAGTATGCCTAGTGCTATGAATGTGAATTTGATAATTTACATGCAGTTTATGTGAACTTGGGACCCTTATTTTAATTCTCAGAAATACAGAAggaatgcttttttttaactggCTGAGGGTTAATGATTAAATCTTCTTCAATGTTAAGATAAAACATCTCTATGCACATCTGCTGCTGTATATTACAAAACCACCACTCTGAGGTAAACAAGGAGTCAAAACAATACTATGGCCATGTACATCTAATCCAAGTACTGTAAATAGCCATTGTCTCTGAGACTGTATAGTTTGACATGTGTGCATCTGTCAGGCTGTATGACTGTAATGTTTTCAACAACAGATTATTCAAATATATTACTTTAtgatctgaaaagtaactaaatagtaaataaatgtagtagtaaaagtagtctacaatatttccctctgaaaaaGTAGAGTAGTACAAAGTAGCATAaaaagtagaaagtagcataaaatggaaacacttaagtaaagtacaaatatctCAAATTTGTACTTAAGCACAGTACTTTAGTAAATATACTTACTTAATAAACATAGTATTCACATCCCACGACTGCCTTTGATTCCAGACTTATTCTTTAAGAATTCTTCTTTCTGAATTTTGTTGAATGCTAAAGGAAAGTGTTGTTTTGTCAAGCTACGTCATATGATGGTGCCTTAAATTATGATTCTTTAGACTACTGCTGCACAACAATATTTACCAAGATTTGACTAAATCTAATTATTCTCCCATCAAACTGACTGGAAGATTGTGTTTGGATGCCGTCAATACATACCAACAGCACAGTTTCAATTTCTCTCACTtgggtttattttcatttgtatcCTCAAGAATTTGGTATGTTTGGGTTGGTACGTTCAGCCCCACTTTGATTCCTGGATTTGCCAAAACAGAAACAGCCGCCGGCCATTTTCATTTCTGCGGCTGTCTGAGGAACGAGCCAGCCGTGATTTTGAACAAGGTAATTGCAGTTAACGTCCAAAATAAAGGAAACAGCAACATTAAGTCTTTCAGTTGGGTGTTGGACTGCTATGATCTCCCTCAATGTGCCTTGGCATGGAGCGTTTTGCTTGTCATTGTGTAACATTTCTATTGCAACTGTTGACATTTTCATCCCTATCAATTGCCACTCAAGGCCTGTAGACGCAATATCGTCCTGGGAAGATTCCACCTCCGTCAAGATAGAAAATTCTTCCGGTGATGGAGGCAATCACTCAGAATTGCAATGTATTTTTTGGCATTTACATTTACCCCGATAAGTGTTTCAGTATCTACAACATGCCAGGAAATGTTCCTCCTTTATAACATAACAGAGCAGCCAGAACCACTTACACTTGTGAACTGAAGGATGTTGTGAAGGGGAAGGATCAAGAGTGCACAGCAGTCTTATGTGGTGACATAGAACACTCACTCAATAAAGGCCTTCATATAAGATACAATGGATTGTAGTAAAGCTTTTTGATGATTGTCATGCAAATAAAGAGAGAACTTCATATTGCACaattttaatgtaatatttcaacactgtggaagtattttttttacattttttttaatttatcactTTACTCAAAATGTGTGATGATGGGAACTCATTCCAAAACCttcatttaataaatacaaatcaatTTTCTCACTCTTTTTGTGGTTGAGTGAGTTTGTCTTTGAGCAGGCGTGTCAACACAATAATGCTGACAGCaaacgtttcttttttttgttttggtttgtgcTCAGACAAACTCAGAAGACCTAAACTGCCAATATCCGTCCATAATTTATACATCGCTCAAGGCCTTGCAGCAAGGAGAATTTGATGACCGTAAAACTCAGTGACTCTGAGGTCAATTCATGAATTATTCTGTtccaaccaaaacaaaataaaaagcaaactcaaatgaaagcaaaaatggatttatattaattttgttatttcctttttcaataacatgtactgtacatatcagATTTTTGTTGCAAGTTGTCATGCACAATTCTTCTGAAGCCACTTCATTAAATGGTAGAGTGGTGAAACCATAAATAACTCACAGAGAAATGCATTGTGATACTCTGTTAAAACAGGTGTGACCTAATCAGCAGTACTCACACCTTTagacattttcatgttttaaaataatgaacttCATCGCAATTAAATGCAAATATGCCAAAgatctaaataaaaaaagaccagTGGACTTGAGAGATGGACTTCGTCTCTCCTGTGACTGTTTATGTTGCAGGGAGAGCAAGAGCCAAAGATTTCTTAAAAACCCGACCACATTGGAGATGTGAGAGGCTAAACAAGAAAGCATTGTCTTCTTGGCGGGTTGTTAATTCAGTTGTGTAACTTGTTTGTTCCTGTTTCCTATTTTAAGGAACATTGCTTCGGGTTTGGATCATTTGACTGAGTACAAAAAGTGGGTGATCTGTATGGAAAGAAGTCCTGTCAAAGGCAGAAGTTCACATTGTCTCACTTACAGTACTGGTATTGCAACATTTTGGGTTTAACAGCTTACATCAGGTGTAATCAGAAAACAATAAAGCGTGCAGAAGTTTTTCACTCTCACATTCAGGTGTGCAAAAGTATAGTTTTAAATTATTTGGACAGCATCCACCTCTTCTTAAAGGTGGTTTCTGATCAcacataattatattttacatcttACTAAACCAAAACTCTTTCATTTCCAAATTTAGAGTATTCTTAGGTATTCAAAAGAGAatttatttgtgtgatttgGAAGAAGTGAAAAATAAGTCTTATTTTCCTCTGTATTGTAAATACTATGATGACTATGAAGTGTCTGTTTTGTGTGAAATGGCTCAGTTCAGTTAAGTATGTTATCGATTGCCAGTGTACAGATCAAAAACGAGTCTGTGGTTTGCTAACTTTGCCTcaaaaatttgaaaaataaataattaaataatctatttaattcatctttattttgaTTTCTCCAATACCTCATACAATATAAGTTTTGGGAGTTTTATTTGAAGATCTGAAAATCTGACTGTTTGGGTCTTCAGTTTTGAACTTTTTGTGGTGTCACTTGAAAATGTACTGATTCTGGATCTGATTTGTATTAATTTATGATGTTTTGTAAGGCAATCCAGGCTGGGCTCAGttgtacaaacaaaaaaacacataattcaTTTATCATGTCAAACCAGACAAACTGCATTTTTCAGATTATAGAAATGACAGAAATTCCAAAAATATATGAACTGCAGATGTCGATTGTTAAAAGAGgcattttaaagtgtatttgtaGTGTTACTGTAACTCAGTAGTTAAAGGACCGGTCCACAATTTCAAAGTCTATCTTGAAACAAGAGTCAGATGCCAATATAAGCACTGAAACTTGCtataattattcctcctgttcatacttgCCATTAGATGAACAGGCTCTGAGAGCATTTCTGATAAAACACAGCAGCCTCAGAAAACCTAGGAGTCTTCTTTGACCAACACCTGCATTAGCTTGTTGCATGCTGCACAttacatgtaaataaaatggTCCAATCCTGCACATCTTTCAACTACGAAACATTGCAAAATCAAATCTgtatttcttgtttgtttttttgcagtgcaATTTTAATGGCACTTTTTGGACACTgcgtattttattattatttattatacctacatatatttgttttattagtagGCCTACAACTTTTTAGTAATAGATTTTTAgtcaattttccattttttttcttttctatctatctatctatctatctatctatctatctatctatctatcgacaCACTTGAAAATTGTGAACATATCCTTTAAACGTCCCAGCACACCTGCGTTACAGACTACAGGGCACTAGATGGCGCCGCGGTGCGCTGCTGTGTGTCTTAATGTCCAGCAGTCGTCGCTAAAACTCCAATTTTCTTTGCCAAAATCAATCCCACAATCCCCACACACCGGCGGTGTATTCATTTGAATGGTCAAAACTCAAATGCTAGCGATCCTGCAGACAGAAGTTGTTGTTGAGTTTAACCAGATTTTTTCACATTTGGGATTTTACACACCCGCGGAGACTTGAAGACATTTGACAGAATGGATCGGTTGGTATTTAACTCCTGGTTTAAATCGTTCAAATGATTTCTGGAGCACCATTATTCAAGCCATATGTTCCTGGAGTTGTTAGACGAGCTAGCCTGTTAGCTAGCACTTAGCGGCCCAGCTTGTCAGTGTCTACGTGATAGTCGAGCTCTAGGCTAACAGCTACAGTTGGCTAACTGTGGCTTTTAAGTTAGCTCGCTACATAAGCTAGCTCACTTAGCCGAAGGACGTAACGAAATGCAGTGTTGTACTCAAAACGTTTGTTACCTCATTTAGTAGCACGCAAAGAAAAACGTGCTAGTGCTATTTAAACCAACAGATAGTCACATTTACAGCATAATGTTGCAGCTCAGTTAGCTAATGTTAAGGCTTGTATCGCAGCAGCCAACGCCTTTGactcaaaaaaacaacatgtttatCACATTTGAACGTCCAGTCTTTGAGAATCACACTGCAGCTTGTGCTCTGTATCTTAGCTACATAGCAAGACGTTATCAGGCCATGAAAAGTAACTGTGACTTATTGTCGCTGCTGAAAGCGGAGCTGTGTGATTACTAACTTACCCTCCCAATTGTTTGTCCAACAGTGTCCCTTATTATGGCAGCTGGTAAGCAATGGGATGTCTGTAAGGTCAAACAGAATAAAACCAATGGCCTTCTGCGATCTTGCCTGCATCTTTCTGCTGAAAAGAACATGAAGCAGGTACGGAGAACCATATATCATTGCTTATTATGTCAACAGTTGTCCAGTTTGTCTGTGAAATCCTGATGACTGTGAAGTGacagtgcagtgctgctgttgtAGTAGTAGTGCAGCATGTAGTGGTGGCCTCATCCCCTATCCTTTTGTTTTAGGTGGATATTATAAATAAGGAAGAATTAGATAAAGAAAGGTGAGTCTCTGATCTTCATCTGTGGGATTCATCTAATCAtgatcactcactcactgtctgTGTCCCGCAGATAATCCCTCTCAGTCACTGGACCATTTAAGGCACCTTTCCATAACCATTGTCACCATTATTACTATGTCACCGGCTTTgaattttataatttattttctttttttttaaaccaagcTAACTCGCCTTTGCATGTGACCCGTGTCGACTCTCCTTTCAACAGATTCCAAGTGCACAGTCCAGGCAAAGCGAAGCGATTGTCATCTTGCAAGAGGAAGGGTTTCCCATCGGTGGAGGTGGGCTTGAAGCTGCACCGCAAAACATCCAATGTAGGCCGTGCCCGTGACCCCGGCATGGCCAACAAAGAAAATGAGCTGACGTGCTCCGATGATGTGCGGGGCATTCACTACAATGACAACTGCGGGCTCCCTGTGAACTCTGCAGAGGCCTCCAAGATGGCAGGGGCCAGCTCCAAGTACAGCGACTTTACAGAAGTGAGAGACTTAGCCGAGCTGTAgctcatatttaaaaaatgtttgcaaATGAATGCCTCTCTGCTGTGCAATGTCAAGGCATTTAATTTTTGCATGGGtttgatttgggtttttttaagtgCTGCACTGTAGCAAACAATGAATTCCctctttgtatttgtgtgtagcTATCAAAGGATCATGAAGCTATGACTCACGTCCTTTTCGGAAGGAACCTTCGACTTAAAGTAGCCCAAACATTATGGCGAAGAAATGCCAGTGAATTAGTGGCCTATCTAATAAGGTAAAACACTGACCACTTCTACAGCGTTTTGGTACATTTTGCTCAATGCTAAATGCAGGATAATAATACTTCATATATTTGCTTTCCTAGAATTCAAGACACAGGGGTGCTGCTCGACTGCTTACCTGTCTTAACAAACAAGTGAGTCTCACAATTTCTCCCTTTTCTTCAATCATTTAGCTTCAACTGTATCGGCTTGCAGATCTGTATTAAAGATTAATGTGGCATAATCTAAATGATGTTTTGTGGCATTGCCTTCAAGTAAATGTAGACCTAGAGTATTGAGACCTTATGTGATAtaataaaaagttttaaaaaagactgATTAAATTATAATACACAAGATTACAGGATGACAGCTTGTTTTGATCTTACAACAGTCAGCAAGCCTGAGTCTGCTAGAGTCAACTATTGGAACtcagttgtgttttttctctgtatGCCTATATCACCAGTAACCAGCTTTCTTTACtttgttgtgtgtctgtctcagtcTTCAAACTGAAGCACCATGTTTATCACTTGGATGCTGCGTTGACCTCATGCCCCAAGTGAAAATGATTCTTGCCAGTAAATATGAAGAGTAAGTGTCACTGAGTGTCTGCGTTAATGTCAAGTGATCCTCTGCCTGTCTTTGACATTACATCGACTAATCAAAGGCAAGTAGATTTGCTGTTTTAGTCTCAAAGACGAATCTTCAGACATCCAAGAGGCTTCAGCCAGTCTGAACAACTAATAAACCAAACTGAAAATCTACTTTTGAACTGAGAATATTTATTGACATCTTTGACATGATAATTTTACTAACTGGTTGattgatttttcctttttctttttttttatatagacACATAATGGTGGGTTTACACTGGGTTCAATCCATCATCAGGAAATGGTGGCCAGAGCTttcaaaaaatgagaaaagactGCGGGACAGTTGTTCAGAAGACAGGTGGGCACTGCATTTTATATACAACTAAATAGATACTCCTATTAAATTACCAAATCTTAAAGGTCACTTACAGCTATTTTTTAAACCCTGACATCTTGGTTTTTGTAGTCTGGCTGTGATATTAGAGACACATTTCTGACAGTGACTTAAAGGAGATACATCAcgctttttgttattttctctgATTTATATGCTCGAGGTAAACATATgtaaaatgctccctgcaagtgAAAAGCTCAGACTTCCACTGCTCTGAACACTTCATCTGCAAAGTTGTCTCTGTTTCCTCCCCATGATTACATCAGATTGTAATGACGGCCATCTGTTGGTAGCCTTTGTTACTAAGGTTGttcctgttgtccactcacatATTTCGGATCAGATTCAGGCTCGGACattacagatgtatttgagaagtttccttTCCAAGCTACCATTTGTTTTTCAAACACTAAATTACACAAAGATAttccagaatataaatatagacctgaaaATGTGCATGACTCTTCCCCCTTTAACTGTAACATGTACTTGACTGTAAAAGCTGCAGACCAGTACTATAGAAAGCAACCAGGGGAAACTAAAAACTGTCCTTTTTATAAAGTGTCATTGTGTGATTCACTCCATCACTCTGTTTGTTTATGGATTGGAATGCACAGTGACCTactaatataatatactatactatattatgCTTCCTGTACTTTGTACTAATACTTAACTATGCCGTATAAAACACACCTGACTGGCATACAAAGCGATGTGTTGCctgctttcattttcttcagCATTCATAGGCTCAAAGCAGATATACTTGCATGTTGATTACACCACCACAACCAGACTTCTTTCACCACTGAGTGtacaaacagctgcagcagtaagattttttttttcttttctttttttttaaatgatgaattaaaTATGGCACAAaagctttgatttttttcatcctttctAGTGCCTGGTAATTTTACCTACTTGTGCTTGATGGTAAACAAAGGAGGTGAAtgtggttttttgttgttgctgtttttaaagtatAATTTCACCCATT
This genomic interval from Scomber japonicus isolate fScoJap1 chromosome 17, fScoJap1.pri, whole genome shotgun sequence contains the following:
- the katnbl1 gene encoding KATNB1-like protein 1 is translated as MAAGKQWDVCKVKQNKTNGLLRSCLHLSAEKNMKQVDIINKEELDKERFQVHSPGKAKRLSSCKRKGFPSVEVGLKLHRKTSNVGRARDPGMANKENELTCSDDVRGIHYNDNCGLPVNSAEASKMAGASSKYSDFTELSKDHEAMTHVLFGRNLRLKVAQTLWRRNASELVAYLIRIQDTGVLLDCLPVLTNNLQTEAPCLSLGCCVDLMPQVKMILASKYEEHIMVGLHWVQSIIRKWWPELSKNEKRLRDSCSEDRNIEVMKQRLKDLWKDGARLCLVPGSTGEMAKAIEAYLSQLP